From the Lysinibacillus fusiformis genome, the window AGATTTTCCCTATCACTGGATATTGCAGAAATCTTCAAACCGTTGTTAATGGATAATTTAATTTTTATGTTAATTAACAAAAAGATGATTCGTGCGGAACATTTTGAATATATCGAAGAACATATTTGCTTATTAAACGAAACAGGACGTAAAATTTTTATTGCTGAATTCGAAAAACGAATGAGCACAACCATTAAACATCGAAAATTAAACAGACAAACCTCTTACCGATTTTTAATTCGTCTAGAATGTTATAAATTAATTAAACATCTGATTGGTGATGAAGATTATAAAGCATTGAAAGCGTGGTGGTAACATGTATGTGCTGATTGCGTATGATGTGGATGTAAAACGAGTAGGGAAAGTCCATAAAGTATTGAAAAAATATTTAACGTGGACACAAAACTCCTTATTTGAAGGAGAAATTACAGAAGGACTTTTAAAACAATGCCTAGCTGAATTAGCAACAAAGGCTAATCCGAATATTGATTCGATTTATGTTTACCGAATTGCCAATCCAAAAAACATGAAAAAAACTGTGTATGGGGTCGAGAAAGATTTTGAGAGCATGTTCTTATAGATATCTATTATATTATCAAATGACTGGTCATGAAAAGAGGGAATCAATCGCATTCAAGTTATCTCATCCAATTTGAATGCAACAGATTCTCTTTTTTTGTAGTATTGCAGTGAATCATTTTACAGCATTAAATCCCTTTAAAGCTTATCATATCTAGCTTTAAAGCACTTTAATTGTAAAGGTAAATTTCTGGACTACCGATTGACTGCAAATAATCATATTTGTCGTAATATACAGCCCGTCAAAGCGTTGAAAAATAAGGGTTTTTTGAGTATGCTTAAGGTGGGTTTTACATTAACTAAGTGGAATATAAATGATGCTGTATTAAAAAAGAGTATTTTTATTAATAACGTTTTACATTAACTAAGTGGAATATAAATACGAAATATATAGTCGGCTCTTTTGTAAAAATTTCGTTTTACATTAACTAAGTGGAATATAAATATATACTAACTCAATAACTTCCCTCAAGGACTTATCGTTTTACATTAACTAAGTGGAATATAAATGCAGATGTGGAGACGTTATGAATCATCATTTGTGCTGTTTTACATTAACTAAGTGGAATATAAATCCTTCCACAGTTGTTTGTGTCGGAGCTGTATCAAGGTTTTACATTAACTAAGTGGAATATAAATCTCATAAGTACGGCAAAGGTTTTAAAGTTACTAACTGTTTTCATTAACTAAGTGGAATATAAATTCAAAAATTCCGTTATAGTCAACCCATGTTGCTGTATCGTTTTACATTAACTAAGTGGAATATAAATCTAGGGGCATTAAACGTAGTAGTCACAGGCATTTCGTTTTACATTAACTAAGTGGAATATAAATATACTATAGTTATCTCTGAAATAAACCTAAGTATAGTTTTACATTAACTAAGTGGAATATAAATTGAGGTTATAAACTTGAATATCAATCGTATCTACTTGTTTTACATTAACTAAGTGGAATATAAATTGCACAAGCTCATTTAGCACCCAATCACCATCATCGTTTTACATTAACTAAGTGGAATATAAATGTTGCAGGGATAGATTTACTATACGCAAGTATCACGTTTTACATTAACTAAGTGGAATATAAATGTGTACGAGGCATTTTTAACTGAAGCTGTTGCGAGGTTTTACATTAACTAAGTGGAATATAAATATGAAGGTCGTTTAGTGCCAAAAACATGGTCAGACCGTTTTACATTAACTAAGTGGAATATAAATTGAGCACGAATCATAGTCACCTTGTCACCCTTAAGTTTTACATTAACTAAGTGGAATATAAATTTATTATTTGAAGTTGTTGGCTGTGGTGTACTTCCGTTTTACATTAACTAAGTGGAATATAAATTTTTTTTAGATATAATCTGCATCTCAGCTTTAAATTTGTTTTACATTAACTAAGTGGAATATAAATTCTTGACGCTGATACGGAAAAACACCAGGACGAGTAAGTTTTACATTAACTAAGTGGAATATAAATAATTCACCAGTCTTCTCACCCGGTTCCTCGAATCCGTGTTTTACATTAACTAAGTGGAATATAAATGCTAATGCAAATGTAGATCCAGCAACCACACCAAGTTTTACATTAACTAAGTGGAATATAAATGTACGTAATATCCTTTTCGATAGCCCTCAAGGTATCAGTTTTACATTAACTAAGTGGAATATAAATACGGATCAGCGGCAAAAGAAATATTTGGTAAAGGTTATGTTTTACATTAACTAAGTGGAATATTAATTACTTACGGCGCATTGGTAGTACCTTTCTCGATATCGTTTTACATTAACTAAGTGGAATATAAATTGTTCTGCCGATGTGCCAGGCGTAAATGCGATACTGTTTTACATTAACTAAGTGGAATATAAATGTCGTCTGTAGTTTTAGTTGTAAAAGCATCATCACGTTTTACATTAACTAAGTGGAATATAAATATCTGTGAGTTCTTTAAAAAGGTTGCGTGTTTCTTGGTTTTACATTAACTAAGTGGAATATAAATTCATTTATTCCCCCTTGACTTAATAAAAGCCCTTCACGTTTTACATTAACTAAGTGGAATATAAATTTTCATCGATTTCATGTCTTGTAACTAGCTTTTAAGTTTTGCAATAATAAAGTGGAATCTTACCAACCACCGAAAAAACGAACAGCACACCCTCAACCGCTGTTCATTTTTTATTGCCCAAAACCATCCTTCTTTCATTAAACCGTCAAACATTCCAATTAAACCCCTGCATATTCCAGTAATTTTACACAAAATTGAATAAGCACAAGCATGTTCGGTATATAAATAGGGTACGAACATTTTTTGGTTAGGAGTGTGTAAATGGCTGTACTTGTGGTGAAGAGGAGTATTATGCATCGTTATCAAAGTATCGGGCAGGCGATTGAAGAGGCAGCGCCAGGGGATATGATTGAAATTCGGGATGGGATTTATGAGGAAAGCTTGGATATTGCCAAGCGGCTGACGTTGTATGGGGTTGGCAATGTGACGATCAAGGGTGGCGTTTTTATTCGCTATCAAACACATGTTGCGATGCGTAATTTACGGTTTCGGCAAGGGCAGGGGCTGTATGTGAAAGGCGATTTACAGCTAGAGAATTGTGTGATTGAGGAGCAATTGATACGGACGCAGATCATGGTGAGCTATGGTAGTTTGTTGATGAAAAATTGTGCAGTGCTTGCGACGCCGCTGAATCATTTTGGTTTGCGTGTGGCGAATGGTTCCAGTGTTATTCTAGTCGACACGACATTTGAGCATCATGTAAAGGCACAGATTATCGCTCAAAACTGTGAGCTGAGCCTGACGAATTGTATGCTGTTGGAAGGGAAGAAGCATGGTATTTTTGCGATTCGCCATGTCAAGATGACAATGGAGGATTGTGAGATTCATGGGCATGACAAGGCACAAGTGATGGCTGCGTCGAGTGAGATTGCGATGACCAATTGTCTGGTTCATCAAGGGCAAGGGGTAGGCATTCAATTATTTGATAGCACGACTTTTAGGATGGATGGCTGTGAAATAAAAGAGCATCTCGATACGAATATGGTGGTTCATCGCAGTGATTTAATGATATCTGATTGTATTTTTTCAGATGGTCAAAGTCATGGGCTTTATCTTGGAGAAAAATCGGACGCCAAGTTCTATGATTGTCAAATTTCTCGTCATGTCAAGGCGCAGGTGTTGATAGAAAATAGCAAGGTGGAGCTTTATCAATGTCATGTCCGAAATGGCATGGCAGTAGGGCTTACCATTGTGGATGAAGCAGATGTTTCGTTGAACCAATGTAAAATTCAAAACCATCAGCAATTTCATATCATTGTCGATGCTAGTGGACTAAAGCTGCATCAATCGACTATTCAATTTGGACAATCGGGTGGTATTTATGGTAATGAGCATGCCAAAATCATGATGCAGCATACAACGATTCGAGAGCTGCAAAGCCATCATGTCTATATCAACAATGCTCGTCTATTTACACAGTATTGCACGTTTGAACAAATGGAAGGAAACGGGATTACTTGCATTGATGCGATTTTTGAAGTAGCTAATAGCTATTTTAAAGATGGTCAAGAAAGCTCTTATGCCATGATCTGGTCAGATCAATCAATGGGACGTATTGAAAATTGCAAGGTGGATGAAGCAGCTAGACCATTTTTAGCGCTCTCCAATAAATCTCTATTGGAAATGCGCCATACGGATATAGCTGCAGTAAAAGCTCCTGCGGTGGTACAGGAAAACAGCCAATTATTTGTGCAAGGGCATGTGCAGCCCGCGACATGGCAAAAGGATACAGCATCCAAGATTTCTCAAATTGAGGGCATGCAGGTGATGGGGGACAAGAAAATAGAAATAGTGAAACATGATATTAAAAAAATAATATAAAAGCCGATTATACAAATAAGACAAGTAGTTTCAATTTTGAAATTACTTTTTTTATGGATGCGAATATCTAGGTTTCTTTCTTGTGAAAAATGGGTAAAGGAAAATGTTTGTGCTGTTAATTTTCTTTAGTTTGTGCAAAAAAACTCTATAATTCGACAAAATGCATGAATATTTTTATAATGGTATAGATGTCTCGTTGCAATTACTGCAATATTTTGAAATATTCCACAGGAAAAGTTATACAATGCCTGTATAAGTTATAATAAACATAATAAAGTTTTTACTTAATGTAAAAAAATATTAAATAATTGTGGATAATACATTGATTATTTTCCATGTTTTAGCCTATAATTAGTAAAAATGGTACATGAAATAAGATAAAAATGCGTTAATTATGAAATGTGTGTAATGATTTTACAATAATAAATAGAGAGAGTATTGGGGTGATATGAGGATGTTTGGGCTGACAAAAGAAGAAATTATGTTACTGCTTGAGGGAATGGAATTAGCAGAGAAGCAAAAGAATGTGATTGCTGATATCTTTCATCTAAACAATATGCGAATCGAACAACAACTCGCATTAATGATCCATTTAATCATAGATGAGCGCGAACGAAATATTTCCAACAATACATATCTAAATTAAAAAAATGTCGAAAAATCACAGGTGTTTTGTTTTAAGCACCTGTGATTTTTTTGTCCGCTATTTTTATAATTTTTTTGTGAAGCAAATGATGCGATTGGCTTCTGTAAAACCGAGCTGAAGATGAACTTGTAGGCTTTCTTCATTGTGCCATTCACAGTCACTGGCAAACTCTAGACAGCCCCTACGCTTTGCCCATTGCTCACAATGCTCCACAAGCCGTCTTGCATAGCCTTGCTGGCGGTATTCCCCCATCACGAAAAGGCCTTCTAAATAGCCGACTGGACTTGTGTCGGTGCCTTCTACATAATCCGCTCGCAATTGGCATTGGGCAAATCCAATTGCTTTGTCCTCCTCATAGGCAAGGAAGATGGCTGCGTTTTCTCCCTTTAGTAGCTGTGTCATATCTGCTGTAAATTCCTCTAGTGTATGATTGGGCCAGAGCAGTAAGGCTAATGTGGCTGCAGCTTTTGCGTCTTGTTGCTTTGCTTGCTGTATCATCAAATCTCCTCCTTGGTAAAAAATGAAACAAAACGTTTTGAAGCACGTACAAACTAGTAAAGAACTATTTTTTATTTTAACATCCGCACTTCAAGAGGGGGAATCCAATAATGTCACTCTTACAAACGTTAATTGAACAAGCGAAAAAACCAAATGGATGGCTGGGCTCATCGATGCTACGAATCATGAATATCGCTCATCGCGGTATGAATGCATGGTTCATCAGGCAAGGAGCCATCAATGATGGTGATCGTGTGTTAGACATAGGTTGTGGTGGTGGGAAAACGCTCCAAATTTTATCCAAATTGAATCCAAATGGTATAATCTATGGGATCGATTTTTCTGCACAGGCCGTGAAGGAATCGATCAAACTGAATGAAGCACGTGTTGCTAGTGGTAGCGTCATTGTGAAAGAGGCGAGCGTTTCCAACATTCCATACGATAATCAGTTTTTTGATGCCATTACAGCCTTTCAAACGCATTATTTTTGGCCATCCTTAGAGCACGATGTGGAGGAAGTATGGCGGGTACTGAAAAACGGTGGGAAATTTATTATGATAGCAGAGCTCTACAAAATGAATTATCATATGCAAGCCTATCAAACACCTGAGGCGACGAAGCAATTATTAGAACGTATCGGTTTTCAAACCGTTTATGTCACGGAAAAATCAAGTAAAGGATGGCTTTGCATTACAGCTATTAAGTAAGGAGTACATAAAATGGAGGGTATAAAAATGAAAAGATGTGATTGGGTCAAGCTAGATGAGCCTTTGTATGTGGAATACCATGACAAGGAGTGGGGTGTGCCGGTCTATGACGATCAGCATTTATTTGAGATGCTTTGCTTGGAGGGGGCACAGGCTGGCCTGAGCTGGTGGACGATTCTCCAAAAGCGTGAAGGCTATCGTGAGGCATTTGATCAATTCGATGTGGAAAAAATTATTCTTTATACACAGGACAAGCTAGAGGAATTACAGCAAGACACACGGATTGTACGCAATAAATTAAAAATAGCTAGCGTGGTGACAAATGCCAAAGCGTATCTCCAAATACAAGAAAAGCATGGCTCATTCTCACACTATATTTGGGGATTTGTGGATCATAAGCCACTTATTAATGAATGGGCTTCCATCAAAGAAGTGCCTGTGACGACAGACATTAGTGATCGTATGAGCAAGCAATTGAAGAAGGATGGCTTTAAATTTATTGGGAGTACGATTTGTTATTCCTTTATGCAGGCAGTGGGCATGGTGAATGACCATACAACAGATTGCTGCTGTCGACAAAAGGAGCTAGCGGATGACAATTGAACATATTCGGGCTCAACTAGCTAAGCAGGCAACGATTTTTCAAACAGGTGGTATTCGCCCCACACATGATTTACTGGAAAGCTGGATTGGCTATGTCGGCTGGTCCTTACCAGAGGAGCAACCACCATCTGGCTATCAGCCGCTTGCTATATTCTTTCTAAAAGACCTTCCCTATGTACCGGAAGCATTACAGCCGTTTCAATTAATCACGCTGTTTGTCGATGAACGCCTATTGGATCATCTCGT encodes:
- the cas2 gene encoding CRISPR-associated endonuclease Cas2; translated protein: MYVLIAYDVDVKRVGKVHKVLKKYLTWTQNSLFEGEITEGLLKQCLAELATKANPNIDSIYVYRIANPKNMKKTVYGVEKDFESMFL
- a CDS encoding right-handed parallel beta-helix repeat-containing protein gives rise to the protein MAVLVVKRSIMHRYQSIGQAIEEAAPGDMIEIRDGIYEESLDIAKRLTLYGVGNVTIKGGVFIRYQTHVAMRNLRFRQGQGLYVKGDLQLENCVIEEQLIRTQIMVSYGSLLMKNCAVLATPLNHFGLRVANGSSVILVDTTFEHHVKAQIIAQNCELSLTNCMLLEGKKHGIFAIRHVKMTMEDCEIHGHDKAQVMAASSEIAMTNCLVHQGQGVGIQLFDSTTFRMDGCEIKEHLDTNMVVHRSDLMISDCIFSDGQSHGLYLGEKSDAKFYDCQISRHVKAQVLIENSKVELYQCHVRNGMAVGLTIVDEADVSLNQCKIQNHQQFHIIVDASGLKLHQSTIQFGQSGGIYGNEHAKIMMQHTTIRELQSHHVYINNARLFTQYCTFEQMEGNGITCIDAIFEVANSYFKDGQESSYAMIWSDQSMGRIENCKVDEAARPFLALSNKSLLEMRHTDIAAVKAPAVVQENSQLFVQGHVQPATWQKDTASKISQIEGMQVMGDKKIEIVKHDIKKII
- the aac(6') gene encoding aminoglycoside 6'-N-acetyltransferase, producing the protein MIQQAKQQDAKAAATLALLLWPNHTLEEFTADMTQLLKGENAAIFLAYEEDKAIGFAQCQLRADYVEGTDTSPVGYLEGLFVMGEYRQQGYARRLVEHCEQWAKRRGCLEFASDCEWHNEESLQVHLQLGFTEANRIICFTKKL
- a CDS encoding class I SAM-dependent methyltransferase — encoded protein: MSLLQTLIEQAKKPNGWLGSSMLRIMNIAHRGMNAWFIRQGAINDGDRVLDIGCGGGKTLQILSKLNPNGIIYGIDFSAQAVKESIKLNEARVASGSVIVKEASVSNIPYDNQFFDAITAFQTHYFWPSLEHDVEEVWRVLKNGGKFIMIAELYKMNYHMQAYQTPEATKQLLERIGFQTVYVTEKSSKGWLCITAIK
- a CDS encoding DNA-3-methyladenine glycosylase I, giving the protein MKRCDWVKLDEPLYVEYHDKEWGVPVYDDQHLFEMLCLEGAQAGLSWWTILQKREGYREAFDQFDVEKIILYTQDKLEELQQDTRIVRNKLKIASVVTNAKAYLQIQEKHGSFSHYIWGFVDHKPLINEWASIKEVPVTTDISDRMSKQLKKDGFKFIGSTICYSFMQAVGMVNDHTTDCCCRQKELADDN